The Prochlorococcus marinus XMU1408 genomic sequence CCTTTCCTCATAGATATCAGGAAAACGGACTCTGTCCATTTCTAATGATTCTAACAAAGGAGCACTTACTTGACTCCATTGCATAGATATACTCAATTGGTCTCTAAGCTCTTGCACGGATGCAATATATCTATCCAACATTAATTGTCTTTGATAGCAAGCTGTTCTCCATGTGATTTCTGGAGTTACAGATGGGTTCCCATCACGATCGGAACCTACCCAAGAACCAAATGTACAAAAAGCTTCATTAGGAATCTCAACATCTGGATAACTAGAGGCTAAAGCTGTAGTGAGTCTCCTTCTTAATTGAGGCATTGCGTCAAACAAAACCTGCTGAAAATAATGAAGTGCATAATCGACCTCATCAAGAACAGTTGGTTTAAATTGATGAAGCTCATCAGTTCTCCACCAAAGTCTTATCTCCTCCTCTAATTGCAATCTAAATATCTCCTTCTCAGAGTCAGAGATTAAGTTATTTGATTGCAGTTGTTGTAACAGAGTGGCTACTCTGCGTTGTTTGTGTCTAACAGTGTGTCTAACTATTTCAGTTGGATGAGCCGTAAAAACAAGGCGAATATCCATTTCCCTCATCAAAGCATCTAGCTGAGCAGGAGGGACATTGAGACAACGTAATCGCTCAAACAATTGTCTAAAAGTTGCTGGCGCTGTCTGATTAGCTAAAGCTGGAGCAAAAGGATCTATTTTATAAGTGTTTTGATCTTGCTTTCCTTTTTTCATACTGTCTAAATAACTATCTTCTTCTATTCGTTGCTCAAGAATATTTACCAATTGAAAATAAAGAGAGAAAGCCCTTGCAGCAGAAATAGCCTCAGCTAAGTCCATTTCCGTAATTAATTTAACTATTGCCTGCGAAGAATTATCTTGATTTGACTTGCTAGGGTCACTTAATTGCTTTAAACGCAATAATCGCTCAGTTTGCTCATGGGGACATTCACTTTTGAGAACTGTTTTCCAAAGGTCCTCGACTAGTTCAAGCCTTTGCTGCAATAAATATCCAGGGTCTTGATCCTCAACACACGCTGTCGAGTGATTAGAGATATTTTCGTTAGGAAGATTTTTCAACATAAACCTATTATGAGGCAGTTCTACCGACTTAGTCACTAAGTCGGTGATTTCATTTGAATGAAATTCGCTTCTTCTCGTTCCATATCATTAATACCTTTATGAAGCAAGGACTGAATTGATGCACCCTTCGAATAAGAATCAAGCCATATCATTGATTGATTTCCATTTGTTAAAACAGATTCGATAGGTTTAAGTAATTCAAAGATATCAAGCTCCTTCGCCAAAGGAGTAACATCTAACAGAATTTCCTTTATCCAATCTATACACTTTATTTGTTTTCCATCTCTCCAATGAGATAAATCTGCATCAAGACTAAATTTAGCTGCATTCAAATCATTTTCATCTGATAAAAAAGCCAATTCTGTTGACGATTTTGAGCTTGCTTCGATTGGATCATACTTTTTTAAGTTGTTTTTAAGATTAATAATTCTCAGTTCCAATAATGCAGTAATTGCCAAAAGCAAGTCAACATTGCATACCAAATCACATATCCTCAGTTCTAATCTATTTAAAAGATGAGGCCTCTCTGGCCCATTTGGTCTGACTGATGTCCATAAATGTCTTTCATTAAGCATTTTGCCCTGACTTAGTTGCTCTTCAATCCAGGTCACATAATGTGCATGATCCAAAAACATAGGAACATTTGATGGTGTCTTCGGGAATTGCACCCATCTTTGAGAATGCACCCCTGTTGCCTTCCCTTCCAAGAAAGGAGAACTAGCACTTAATGCAAGAAATAAGGATGCTTCACATCTAACCAAACGAAGGGCTGAAAAAAGTAAGGACAAATTTTCAATACCTAAATTGATATGAATACTTGCTGTTACAACCTTTGTTCCATAATTTTTTTCTATAAATGAGTGATATAAATTTTTTGAATCTGACCTTTCAAAAATTTTTGTATTTCCAAGACTCAATGTACTTCCTGGAAGAATAGTCAATTTTTTTAAATCAAGCCATTTTCTAAGTTTTTGTCTGGGTAGTAAAAGCGCATGTTTTAAAACTGCATATCTTTTATCTGGAACTGTTATGTACTCAATATTTCTTTGATCAGGCTCTTTTACAAAATCTAAAAGATCTTTAGTAACAGATGACGCAACCCCTACATTTGTACCAGCAAATGTACCTGTAAAAAGCTCCACTTCAAAGCCCTTTAAAAGCATAAGATCGGTCATAAGTCAGGACCTACTAAGCAAGCTAAAGCAGTAAACATTCCTCTCGCCTTATTTAAAGTTTCTTGATACTCATTAGAAGGAATGGAATCCGCAACAACTCCAGCCCCAGCCTGAACTTGTACAGTAAAATCATGTTTATTTTTCTTACGTACAACCATTGTTCTGATAGTAATAGCTGTATTCAATGCTCCATTTAGATCAATAGACCCATAAACGCCAGAATAAGGGCCTCGTCGTTGTTTTTCTAGTTGATTAATTAATTGCATTGCTCTTATCTTTGGAGCACCACTAACAGTCCCAGCAGGGAAAGAAGCAATCAACAAATCCCAAACATCCTTTCCTTTTTCTAGATAGCCTTCCACCTCACTAACTATGTGCATTACATGCGAATATTTTTCTATGACCATTAATTCTTTTACAAAAACACTACCTGGAAAGCAAACTCGACCTAAATCATTTCGACCAAGATCTACTAACATGACATGTTCAGCTCTTTCTTTAGGATCTTTTAAAAGATCTTTCTCTAGCATTGCATCTTCTAACTCATTTTTACCTCTTGGACGAGTGCCTGCTATTGGTCTCAAACTAGCTTGAATGCCTTTTTCTGTTTGTTGGGCTTTAACCATCACTTCCGGACTTGAGCCGATCAGTTGCCAATCTCCAAAATCAAAAAATGCCATAAATGGTGAAGGATTAACCATCCTCAAGCTTCTATATAATTCAAATGGCTTTTGCGAAACAGTCGACTCCAATTTTTGACTAAGGACTAATTGAAAAACATCACCTTTTTTAATAAATTCTTTTGCTAATCTAACACTATTTTCAAATTCACTTTTTGTAGTATTGAAAGTCATATCAATTGATCTATTACCTTTTTCATTCCACTTTAAAGACTTAATAGGCTTTAAAGGCTCTGCCATTAAATCTTGAAGTTCGTTGATTTGTTTACAGGCAGTTTCATAAGCCTTTTCAACAGAAATACCCTGACTTAAATTTCCATATGCAACAGCTGTGATTAGACGTTTGACTTGATCAAAAATAAGAATTTTATCCATAAACATCCAAATCCCATCTGGCAACTCTTGATCAGTTAATTCATAAGTAGGAACTGAAGGCTCAATCCATTGAATTAGTTCATACCCCCACATTCCAAAGAGTTGTCCTAATTGCGGTAAGCCTGACAAAGAAACAGATTTATAGGGCGCAAGCATTTTTCTTAGAGTTTCAATCGGACTTCCATGGAACTTTTCTTCTTTCCCATCTCTCCATAATCTTGTCAATTCATTACCCCTAACTATCACCTTCCAAAGAGGATCTGATGCAACTACACTCCACCTCCCTATGTTTTCTCCACCTTCCACTGATTCAAGTAAAACCCCTGGTGCGTTATGGTTCCCAACCTTAAGCCAAGTCGATAGGGGTGTTTCTAGATCCGCTGGCCAACTTTTTGCCAGTGGAATATAGTTTGCCCCGCTGGAGGCTGATAGAAGAAATTGTTTCTTATCTGAACTATGCATGACTGCATAATGGCAGCCCAATATATGGATTTAAAGGGAGCAAAAGTTTAAATTCGATTACTTATGCATCGTAAGTATTTTTTCCGCTAAATTTCAAGCTTGCTGGATTAGGATTTTCGCCAATTCGCCTATTGTTATAACCTTCTTTCAGACGACCTTCATTTGGCTTCTCAGAGAAAACGCCATCTTTCGGGAAAAGTAATTCTCTATCTCCTCCAGGATAAATTCTATATATTTGACAAGTTTCTATTCTTGGCTTAAATCCTCTCAATTGAGTATTCAAAGCAAAACACTGTTCTTTTCGAGCAAAGTACATAAGATTTTCACCCGCATGCATTACGGCAGCGCCACCAGTTGGAAGTTCAAAGACCTCAGAAGACTTACTTGTCCAAGTAATTGCATATTTTTCCTCGGTTTCAGCCGAGTTTAATAATCCCCCAGTGCTACCAATATGCTTCGGAAGTGATCCAGGTAATACTTCGGTCATTTTTTCAATTAAATCTGCTTTTTCTTTATATTTTTAAATTAGCACTTTATTTTGTGCCTTTTGACTCATTTCAAGTCAACTTCACACGCGTCAACATTAATCAACAGAATCAAATTCTTTTAATTCGGAAATAGGAAAAAATATTGTTATTCCACTATCTCTCCTATTAGTAAGACGACCACCAAGACTTTTTAACAGCCTTTGAGTAGCAGCCTGACTAAGCTGTAAATTTCCCGTTGCTGGATTCCAGCTAAGAACTGGACCAATTTCCTCATTTGAAACGTTTTCAGGCGCTTCTGAAGTATGGGTTGTAGAAAGCTGCGTTAAGATTTGAAGCTTTAGTCTTTGCCCAGCTGGTCTCAATTTCAAAGTTAATTCCCCACCAGTTTGTAATCCTCGAGTATTGCGGTCAATAAGACCAGTCAACATCAATTCAAGACCTTCAGAATCACTCAAAACTTTTGGCAAATCTGAAGTGATGTCAAGAATAAGTTTTAACCCTTTTCGCTCTAGCTGATTACTCCAAACGGGAGAAAGCATTGTGATCATTTTACCTAAATCAGTTAGAGCTAAATTAGTTTGTTCTGGCTTGCTTCTCTCCAACTCAACTGCATTAAAAATCAAACCAAATCGATCAATTTGTTCTGTACATTCAATATCTATTTGCTTCAAACGATTTGCAACAACTTTAGGTAAATCTTGCTTTCTCATAAGAGATCTTATCAAAGTTCTGATTGTCGCCAAAGGAGTTCTAATTTCATGTGTCAAAGCTTCAAGCAAGGTGATTTCATTACTTTTTGAACTTGATTTATCATCATCATTAATTATGTTGTCTGGCAAAGTCTGGATATTTAAACTTGGTGCAATATCTGCCAAACGTTGAGATAATAAAGGCCAAAAGACTTTGGATAGATCATCATTTGTTTTTAACTGACCCATCTCTTCAAGAGCGTTTCTAAGATTATTAGCCTGTTCAATATTTTCTGTATTCAATCTATTATCAAGCAATGTTAAAAGATCACTCAAAGTTTCAGGATCACTGCGCATCAATAATTTGCGCTCATGACATTCACCTTCTAAAGCAAGTGCAATCTGAATTTCAGGAGTAATAACTATTAGCAAAGGATCATTCCCATCTTCCTCAAGAAGAGTCAATCGCTCATAGTTTGAGGAATCACTATGAATATCCATCGAAACTGATTGACTGGGAGGCAATATCCCCACAGAAGGATTTGCAAGATTAAACAAATCCTTTGGTGCCCAAACCCATCCTTGAAATTTCTTCAATAATTTTGGTTCATAAAGAGCCGGTAATGGAGAAGACAGCCACAAACCTCTAGTCAGATTCATAGGCATCAAAATATCTGACTGCAGAGTATCCAACGCTGCCCACCACATTCTTCGCACTGCAGATTCACTGCATGAAGTGTTAAGGACGCCTTGAGCCATCCTTTTTTGTAAATCTTGAATTGTTACTAGAGACGAGCTCACACAAACCTCCTGACTTTATACAATCCTTTAAATCCGTTTGATTGAATAGATTTTGAAGGATGAAAAAGCATAGAAAGCAGAGTTGAATTTTCTGGAAGAATTTTTATCTGACTATTTTGCTTAAATTGAATTGAGATCCTCTCAATCAATCTGTGCAAAGAAGCAAATGAAAGACTTATTGAACAAAATAGGATAATGGGACCTAACTGGTCTATATATCCAATAGTTAAAAAGGTAATTAAACCTTCTAAAGCAAATACTTTTACATAACAAGATAACTAATTTAGTGAAAATATTGGTTTATTCAGATAGTGAGGAT encodes the following:
- the gshA gene encoding glutamate--cysteine ligase, which gives rise to MTDLMLLKGFEVELFTGTFAGTNVGVASSVTKDLLDFVKEPDQRNIEYITVPDKRYAVLKHALLLPRQKLRKWLDLKKLTILPGSTLSLGNTKIFERSDSKNLYHSFIEKNYGTKVVTASIHINLGIENLSLLFSALRLVRCEASLFLALSASSPFLEGKATGVHSQRWVQFPKTPSNVPMFLDHAHYVTWIEEQLSQGKMLNERHLWTSVRPNGPERPHLLNRLELRICDLVCNVDLLLAITALLELRIINLKNNLKKYDPIEASSKSSTELAFLSDENDLNAAKFSLDADLSHWRDGKQIKCIDWIKEILLDVTPLAKELDIFELLKPIESVLTNGNQSMIWLDSYSKGASIQSLLHKGINDMEREEANFIQMKSPT
- the psaD gene encoding photosystem I reaction center subunit II → MTEVLPGSLPKHIGSTGGLLNSAETEEKYAITWTSKSSEVFELPTGGAAVMHAGENLMYFARKEQCFALNTQLRGFKPRIETCQIYRIYPGGDRELLFPKDGVFSEKPNEGRLKEGYNNRRIGENPNPASLKFSGKNTYDA
- a CDS encoding sensor histidine kinase, with the translated sequence MSSSLVTIQDLQKRMAQGVLNTSCSESAVRRMWWAALDTLQSDILMPMNLTRGLWLSSPLPALYEPKLLKKFQGWVWAPKDLFNLANPSVGILPPSQSVSMDIHSDSSNYERLTLLEEDGNDPLLIVITPEIQIALALEGECHERKLLMRSDPETLSDLLTLLDNRLNTENIEQANNLRNALEEMGQLKTNDDLSKVFWPLLSQRLADIAPSLNIQTLPDNIINDDDKSSSKSNEITLLEALTHEIRTPLATIRTLIRSLMRKQDLPKVVANRLKQIDIECTEQIDRFGLIFNAVELERSKPEQTNLALTDLGKMITMLSPVWSNQLERKGLKLILDITSDLPKVLSDSEGLELMLTGLIDRNTRGLQTGGELTLKLRPAGQRLKLQILTQLSTTHTSEAPENVSNEEIGPVLSWNPATGNLQLSQAATQRLLKSLGGRLTNRRDSGITIFFPISELKEFDSVD
- a CDS encoding anthranilate synthase component I family protein, whose product is MHSSDKKQFLLSASSGANYIPLAKSWPADLETPLSTWLKVGNHNAPGVLLESVEGGENIGRWSVVASDPLWKVIVRGNELTRLWRDGKEEKFHGSPIETLRKMLAPYKSVSLSGLPQLGQLFGMWGYELIQWIEPSVPTYELTDQELPDGIWMFMDKILIFDQVKRLITAVAYGNLSQGISVEKAYETACKQINELQDLMAEPLKPIKSLKWNEKGNRSIDMTFNTTKSEFENSVRLAKEFIKKGDVFQLVLSQKLESTVSQKPFELYRSLRMVNPSPFMAFFDFGDWQLIGSSPEVMVKAQQTEKGIQASLRPIAGTRPRGKNELEDAMLEKDLLKDPKERAEHVMLVDLGRNDLGRVCFPGSVFVKELMVIEKYSHVMHIVSEVEGYLEKGKDVWDLLIASFPAGTVSGAPKIRAMQLINQLEKQRRGPYSGVYGSIDLNGALNTAITIRTMVVRKKNKHDFTVQVQAGAGVVADSIPSNEYQETLNKARGMFTALACLVGPDL